The Bacteriovorax sp. PP10 nucleotide sequence TAATCTTAGTGTTGGATACGAAGCATTTGCTAGATGTTTTGAAAATACTATAAGATTATTAAATACAGATATAAGTGATCTAAAAAACCATAAGAGTTTTTATGGTGATCTAAAAGAATTTACGAATAGCATTTAAGAGGTAATATATGAATGGCCCAAAGTTTCTTTCGATCGTAATTATCATCGCATTAAGTTTCTTATCTGCTTGCAGTAAACATCAAGATTCAAAAGAAAAAGTTCTGACTGTTATCGCCGCCAGTGACATAAAAGGTTTTGATCCTATCATGTCGAGCGATGTAGGTTCAGCTGCACAAATCGCAAAAATTTATGAAGGGCTCCTTAGCTATCACTGGCTAAAGATTCCTTACGAACTTATTCCCAATCTTGCAGAAGAAATGCCCGTTATATCTGCAGACGGTATGACCTATACATTTAAAATAAAAAAAGGCGTGCACTTCCAAGACGACATTGCTTTTCCTAATGGTAAGGGAAGAGAGATGGAGGCCGCTGATTTCGTTTATTCAATTAAGCGACTTGCTGACACTAAAAACCAAGCAACAGGTTGGTGGATTCTTGATGGGAAAATCAAAGGACTCAATGAATGGAGAAATAAGTATCAGACGCAACCTTCTGCAAACTACGACGAAGAAGTTGCCGGCATAAAAGCGATTGATAAATATACACTTCAGTTTCAACTTTCTAAGCCCTTCCCACAATTTTTGTATTCACTGGCCATGCCTTACACTTTCGTTGTTCCAAAAGAAGCTGTAACAAAATACGGACCTGAATTTATCAACCACCCAGTTGGTACAGGCCCATATGTTTTACCTGTCTTTGATCAAGGTAAGAGAGTTGTCTTTACTAAAAATCCAACTTTCAGAGAAAAATTTTATCCAAGTGAAGCTTCTCCAGAGTACAAACATTTCCTAGGTGATGCTGGTAAAAAGCTTCCTCTAATAGATAAGATTATCGTCAATGTCATGGTTGAGTCGCAGCCAGCATGGTTGAAGTTCAATAAAGGTGAGATTGATTATTTGAATATTCCCAAAGATAACTTTAGTTCGACAATCGTTGGTAATAAGTTGTCTCAGGAAATGCTTGATAAAGGGATGAGCCTTACTATTATGCCAAGCCTAGATGTATATTATATCGGCTTTAACTTTGATTATAAGATTTTTCAGAACGTAAATCTTCGTCGAGCAATGAGCTTAGCTTATGATGTAAAGACTGCTAATAGACTATTCTATAACGATACAGGATTTCCTGCACAGTCAGTTGCTCCTCCGGGACTTGCTGGAAACGTTCCAAGTTTTAAGAATGAGTGGAAAGGTCCTAATATAGAGCTAGCTAAAAAGACTCTAGCTCTTGCTGGTTATCCAGAAGGAAAAGGACTTCCTGAAATTACTTTGGATACGATGAGTTCAACTACTGCTCGCCAAAAAGCGGAATTCTTCCAAGCGCAAATGGAAAAAATTGGCATCAAGATTAAAGTCGTGATGAATCTTAATCCTGAACTGCAAGCGAAAATCAAAAAGAGAGCTGTGCAGATGATCGATTACGGTTGGATTGGAGATTATCCTGATACAGAGAATTTCCTTCAAATCTTTTATGGGCCCAATTCAGCTCCTGGTGCCAATAGTGCGAATTACAACAATCCACAATTTAATAAGGATTTTGAAGTAGCAGTTAAGATGCAGCATTCTCCTAAAAGAACGGAATTGTATGAGAAGTTAAATCAGTATCTGGCCAATGAAGCTGTTGCTATTTTTACAGTTCATACACAGAGCTATATGCTACAGCAGAAATGGGTGAAGAATTATCATGATAGTGATTTTATCTTTGATTACCATCAGTATATGAATATTGATCAGTCCCAGAAGATGGATTATTTGAAGAAGTTTTAATTTATTCGGGCAATCCTTTCCTTAATCGATAAAGATTTTTATTAAAAGGTGAAATATGCAATGTTTAGCTACTCAAGAATTATATACTAATTTTTTGCCTTATTTTATAAGGATTTTTTCTTTATGTACATTACTTGCACTTGTTATGCTGTTTATAGTTCGTTATAGAAATAATGGACGTGAGATGCAATATTTGAAAAAATTTTTCATCGTAATTGATCTCCTGTTAATTTTATCTGTACTAGCTAACATCTTAATGCATACAAATCAGTTGAATAATAGTGTTACAGGAATGCGAATTTCAAATAGTAATGACTTTATAAATAAAGCTAAAGAACAAGCTGGTGAAAGCTTGAATTCTATAAAAAAAGAGTGTCCTTTAAATATTGCAGGATGTGAAATTTTAATAAGTACCTTGCAAGAGAAGATTGATAATGACAATGTACCGAAGGAAATAACTGTTTGGGTTGATGAAAAAATTTCTTCAAATAAGGTAATCAAAAATTTATTAACAGATTTTAGCCAAGAAATTAATAACTATCGATACAATAAGATACAACTAGAAACTAATAAAAAATCAATTAGAATGTTGCCGGAAAAAGATGAATCAAATATTAGATTGATATTTATTCTTCTACTTGCTGTTTTAACACCGTTCAAAATTGCTAAACACATTGATGATTATATGTCGGTAAATAATTGATGAACATTCCAAGCACAACAGGAAATCGACGAAAATTAGAGTTTGATAAAAAATTAAAGCAAATTGAAAGTGATGAGCTGAAGTTAAAGACGCTTGAGCAAGAACTTATAGTTCTTCAAGTGAGAGTGGCCACAGAGGCCACACCGATAGTAGATGAGTTTTGCGAATTAAGATTTGAAAATCTTAACAGACTAAAACAACATCGCACTGATTCTTATTTTAAGAAAAAAGAGAAACGTCAGATTATTCATCTAATGGTTGAGCTTGCTTATGGATTACAAAGCATGGGGGACGAGCGAGCAGAAGCTTTTCTTGATGAGCTTCTTCCAGAACAGGAGTCAGAGGCTGAAGAGAATGTTGATGAACCTGAGTCTTATACATATAAACCATCATCTCCTACACCGGCACAAACCGATGGTAAGCTTGAAATCAAATCTCTCTTTAGACAATTAGCTAAGGCCTTTCATCCGGATAAAGAGCCGTTAGAGCATCTTAAAGAAGAGAAGACGTCTCTCATGAAGAAGATTACGGCAGCCTATGAAAATCAAGATCTCTATGGACTTTTAAAACTTGAAAAAGAACATATGGGACCGAGAGAGTTTTCGGAAGACAAGATCGAGCTTTATATAAAGCATATTAATGATCGTTTGAAAGAGCTTAAGTCTTTTGAAGCCCAGTTGAAAAAGCATGGGCCACTGTCGACGATTTACAAATTTATCTACTCAAGACAAGTTACGACTCAAGAATATAATATTAAAAATGAGCTTTCGAAGATCGAAGAAGAAGTTCGTAAAGAGAAAGTGCTTCAGCAGATTATTTGGGATAGTGGATCGCTGAGGAATTATTTTAAATCTTAGTTAATTCGGTATGAAGTTTTAAAGCAATATTTCCAGCTTCCGATTTTACCTGATAAGCAGGTTTTTCAACTGAACCATTACGTTTAATTTTTGACCCCTTAATAATTTTTTCAATCGGAGCGAAGTGAACTTCTTCGACTTGGCCTTTAATCGTTCCGCCGGCCCAGTTCCAAGTCACTTTATCGCCAATTTCAAATGGTGTTATGTTTTTCATATAAGCTCATTATAAAAAATAAGAAATGCTCTTTACAGTGAATTGAAGACGGTAGAAGCGTTGTCGAGTTTGCCGATATCCCACCAACTCATTACCGGCTCACCGGCATCTGCCGAAATTTCGGCATGTTAAAACCAGCTAACTGTTTGATTTTGTAGATGAACGCAATGGCATTTCAACTGCAATATGAATTACATAGCCTTTGGAGGAACATATGAACAAATTATTTTTATTAGCTTTATTATCACTAGCAACTACTACAGCATTCGCTACACCTGGATGCGGACTTGGTGAAGTTCGCGCTTTTTCTAAAAGCGTAAACCCTGATGATGAAATCTGGACTAAGGCCGATGGAAGAAATTTACCTATCGTAGACAATCAAACTCTCTTCTCTTTAATCGGTGGTGTGTATGGTGGAGATCAACAGACTAATTTCAATCTTCCTAAAGTCGATGATCTTGAATTGAATGGAAAAAAATATCCTTACTATGTTTGCACACAAGGTGAGTACCCAGCTGGAAGAGTAGGAGCGGTTTCTTATATCATTCAATACCCAAATGTTTCTAGCTATGACATTGTTGAAGATTTTGGATTTGTGAATATGAATGCATCGGTTATGCTGCCATACTCTCAGCACGCGGCATATGCGGCCCTTATGCCTTATGAATTTTTCGATCAAGATAAAAATATTTTAGTTCCACAGGCCGTTCTTTCTGAAGTTGTAAAAAATGGTCCGGCTAAATTAAGAAACTATATGAGTGTTGATGGTGATTTTGTGATTGATGATTTGTATGATTGTGAGCAAGGTGGAATTTATTTTACTTTGACTACAAGAGCAGTGGAAGCTGGATCGAACTATAAAGAAATTTTTAGTGATAAAGTAGTGGGTGAAGTTTTGAAGGATGGTGTGAAATTGGATGCAAAGGTTAGAATCATGCAATGTGGAAGATAAGAATATACATGGGCCTCTCTTTTTTATAAAGAGAGGCTTCTCATTAATTAGCCGTCCGCTTTAAGCATATTAAATAAACGCCATAACCAAATATTAGCGAGCTCTTACTATTGTTAACTAAAGGTTAAGAGTAGATAACCATAATTCAATTTTAGTTAAGTTAGTTGAAAGATATATTGCCTCTACTTAGAAAATAATTTCAAGAGGGCAATTATGAAAAAGTTAATTTTATTCGCATTTCTAACAATCAGTTCATCAGTTTTTGCTGAAGATATCTATGTTTTAAGAACAACGA carries:
- a CDS encoding ABC transporter substrate-binding protein encodes the protein MNGPKFLSIVIIIALSFLSACSKHQDSKEKVLTVIAASDIKGFDPIMSSDVGSAAQIAKIYEGLLSYHWLKIPYELIPNLAEEMPVISADGMTYTFKIKKGVHFQDDIAFPNGKGREMEAADFVYSIKRLADTKNQATGWWILDGKIKGLNEWRNKYQTQPSANYDEEVAGIKAIDKYTLQFQLSKPFPQFLYSLAMPYTFVVPKEAVTKYGPEFINHPVGTGPYVLPVFDQGKRVVFTKNPTFREKFYPSEASPEYKHFLGDAGKKLPLIDKIIVNVMVESQPAWLKFNKGEIDYLNIPKDNFSSTIVGNKLSQEMLDKGMSLTIMPSLDVYYIGFNFDYKIFQNVNLRRAMSLAYDVKTANRLFYNDTGFPAQSVAPPGLAGNVPSFKNEWKGPNIELAKKTLALAGYPEGKGLPEITLDTMSSTTARQKAEFFQAQMEKIGIKIKVVMNLNPELQAKIKKRAVQMIDYGWIGDYPDTENFLQIFYGPNSAPGANSANYNNPQFNKDFEVAVKMQHSPKRTELYEKLNQYLANEAVAIFTVHTQSYMLQQKWVKNYHDSDFIFDYHQYMNIDQSQKMDYLKKF
- a CDS encoding J domain-containing protein, whose translation is MNIPSTTGNRRKLEFDKKLKQIESDELKLKTLEQELIVLQVRVATEATPIVDEFCELRFENLNRLKQHRTDSYFKKKEKRQIIHLMVELAYGLQSMGDERAEAFLDELLPEQESEAEENVDEPESYTYKPSSPTPAQTDGKLEIKSLFRQLAKAFHPDKEPLEHLKEEKTSLMKKITAAYENQDLYGLLKLEKEHMGPREFSEDKIELYIKHINDRLKELKSFEAQLKKHGPLSTIYKFIYSRQVTTQEYNIKNELSKIEEEVRKEKVLQQIIWDSGSLRNYFKS
- a CDS encoding hypervirulence associated TUDOR domain-containing protein, producing the protein MKNITPFEIGDKVTWNWAGGTIKGQVEEVHFAPIEKIIKGSKIKRNGSVEKPAYQVKSEAGNIALKLHTELTKI
- a CDS encoding phage tail protein: MNKLFLLALLSLATTTAFATPGCGLGEVRAFSKSVNPDDEIWTKADGRNLPIVDNQTLFSLIGGVYGGDQQTNFNLPKVDDLELNGKKYPYYVCTQGEYPAGRVGAVSYIIQYPNVSSYDIVEDFGFVNMNASVMLPYSQHAAYAALMPYEFFDQDKNILVPQAVLSEVVKNGPAKLRNYMSVDGDFVIDDLYDCEQGGIYFTLTTRAVEAGSNYKEIFSDKVVGEVLKDGVKLDAKVRIMQCGR